One genomic window of Solanum stenotomum isolate F172 chromosome 9, ASM1918654v1, whole genome shotgun sequence includes the following:
- the LOC125877055 gene encoding fasciclin-like arabinogalactan protein 9 — translation MAHQKPLPLILLSIIPLFFILTQAQSPTAPAPAPTGPIDIFAILKKEGQYNTFIKFLNESQVGNQINNQVNNSNQGMTVLAPSDNAFNNLPSGTLNQLNDQQKVQLILNHVIPKFYTFDDLQTVSNPVRTQATGPKGEPFGLNFTGNNNQVNVSSGSVVTNIYNAIRKDPPLAVYQLDKVLVPSEFTDPKAPSSDDAPAPAKAKNGTSGDKTTADEPSPASSTKPNDAKRINGGILGLICGVFLMGTLS, via the coding sequence ATGGCTCATCAAAAGCCTCTTCCTCTCATTCTTCTATCTATAATCCcacttttcttcattcttacTCAAGCTCAATCACCAACAGCACCAGCACCAGCACCCACAGGACCAATTGACATCTTTGCAATCCTCAAAAAAGAAGGACAATACAACACATTCATCAAATTCCTCAATGAATCACAAGTTGGAAACCAAATCAACAACCAAGTCAACAATTCCAACCAAGGCATGACAGTGTTAGCACCATCAGACAATGCATTTAACAACCTCCCAAGTGGCACACTAAACCAACTAAATGACCAACAAAAAGTACAACTCATTTTGAACCATGTCATACCAAAATTCTACACATTTGATGACTTACAAACTGTAAGCAACCCTGTTAGAACACAAGCAACAGGGCCAAAAGGTGAGCCTTTTGGACTTAACTTCACTGGAAATAACAATCAAGTGAATGTCTCATCTGGTTCTGttgttacaaatatttataatgCTATTAGAAAAGACCCCCCATTGGCTGTTTATCAATTAGACAAAGTTTTAGTGCCTTCTGAGTTTACTGATCCTAAAGCTCCATCTAGTGATGATGCCCCTGCACCTGCTAAAGCCAAGAATGGTACTAGTGGTGACAAAACAACAGCTGATGAGCCATCACCAGCAAGTAGTACTAAGCCAAATGATGCTAAAAGGATTAATGGTGGAATTCTTGGATTGATTTGtggtgttttcttgatgggAACACTTTCTTga